In the Kribbella sp. NBC_00482 genome, one interval contains:
- a CDS encoding phytanoyl-CoA dioxygenase family protein, with product MLNAQELETFERDGIVKIPSAFTSDEAAGMRDVLWNELSARHDMDRDDSSTWTPLRPTGLKTTKHDRRAHAILGPRVRSALDGLLGEWVEPTHQGQVLVTMPEGVPWAVPHLQWHTDAGFESETTAVKIWALYADVGPGGGGTPQVAGSHKVIERFLTTTDEREFKAVRDRVLRSDPWFRNLTSEQRTVDPMEPADLDGLPVRVVELTGQAGDVYLTHPWILHSIAPNAADAPRMMRSRFIWKAQ from the coding sequence ATGCTCAACGCCCAAGAGCTGGAAACCTTCGAGCGCGACGGGATCGTGAAGATCCCGTCCGCGTTCACCTCCGACGAGGCCGCGGGGATGCGGGACGTGCTCTGGAACGAGCTGTCCGCGCGGCATGACATGGATCGCGACGACAGTTCGACCTGGACGCCGTTGCGACCGACCGGTCTGAAGACGACCAAGCACGATCGACGCGCGCACGCGATCCTCGGCCCGCGGGTGCGGTCGGCGCTCGACGGGCTGCTCGGCGAATGGGTCGAGCCGACGCACCAGGGACAGGTGCTGGTCACGATGCCGGAAGGCGTGCCGTGGGCGGTGCCGCATCTGCAGTGGCACACGGACGCCGGCTTCGAGAGCGAGACCACCGCTGTGAAGATCTGGGCGTTGTACGCCGATGTCGGGCCGGGCGGCGGCGGGACTCCGCAGGTCGCCGGCTCGCACAAGGTGATCGAGCGGTTCTTGACCACGACCGACGAGCGGGAGTTCAAGGCGGTCCGCGATCGGGTGCTGCGGTCGGATCCGTGGTTCCGCAACCTGACGTCGGAGCAGCGCACGGTGGACCCGATGGAGCCGGCCGATCTCGACGGTCTACCGGTCCGCGTCGTCGAGCTGACCGGTCAGGCCGGCGACGTGTACCTCACCCATCCGTGGATCCTGCACTCGATCGCGCCG